The Microscilla marina ATCC 23134 genome contains the following window.
AACAGAGGACATTTCTTCTATTTTAGTAAATATAGGAGAGGTATACCTTGCCCAAAAGAATTATAGCGAAAGCCTGAAGTCATTTAGTCGATCGTTGAAAATGAAAGAGGCTAAAAAAGATACCGCCCGTATGTTGGCAGTTTTAGGGCATTTGAGCGATTTATACCGTGCCATGAAAGACTACCGTCGTATTGGGGGAATCATGGAAAAAATGTATAAGCTTAGGCAAGAGAGCAGCAAGTTCAAACTGACCGAAGAAAATAAGCGCGAGTTTTTCAAAGAGCTATCAATGGTGTATTACAAAGCCGAAAACTTTGAAAAGGTATACTTTTATCAAAGCAAACTATTGCCTTTGTACAAGGGCGAAGCTGATGAACGTTTGAAGGCGCAAAGCTTGTTTAATTTAGGCATGTGTTCCGAAAAACTCCAAAGGAGAGCTGAAGCAATTGATTATTATCAAAAGTCTTACAAAATACTCAAAAAGCAGGGCGATAAGGAGGCCATGGCCCAGGTAGCCTATAACATGGCAAGTTCTTATAATGAGCTTAAAAACTACCTGAAAGCCATCGAGCAACTCAAAAACGCATTGGCCATTAGAGAGGAACTCCAGCAAAAGAAAATGGTCATAGTGATTTCAAATGATATAGCTCAGTTGTATATACAGCTAAAGAAATATAAAGAGGCCATTCCTTACTTGAAAAAAGCCGACGAATATGTAGAAAAACCTGCACAGGAAGTCAATATATTAGAAAGACTGACATTGTGTTATGTTAAACTTGAAGACCATAACAAAGCCTTGGAGTATGCCCAAGAACTGATAAAGCTCAAACCTAAGAGTGACTCTTATAGAAATAATGAGGGGCTGATATTGATCAAACAGAAAAAGTACAAAGAAGCGGTTGGTTCAATGACTAAGGCAATTGAACTGGGTACAGACCCTAACTATCATTTTAGCCGAGCAGCGCTTTACCTTAAACTAGGTCAACCAACAAAAGCAGTTGAAGACTACAACGCTTGTCTTGATAAAGTAGGCAATTCAGCCATTTTATACAGTTCACGTGCCTATGCTTATGTCAAAGCGAATCAATTGGGCAAAGCAGAGGCTGACCTCAAAAAAGCCACTGAGCTTGACCAAACGCTGGCGATGTTACAATTTAGCAGGGCAGCCTACTTTATGGCAAAAAACCAACCCGACAAAGCGATAGACAGTTTGGAACGGGCAGTAAAACAAGGATTTAAAGAAAAAGAAAAGATTACTACAGAAAAGCTGTTTGCTCCTTTGCAGGACAAAGATAAGTTTAAAAAGTTGATGCGTGAGTTAGGAAGTTAAGAGCCTCGATAAGGGCAAGCTTTAAGCGACAAGTCGCAAGTCCTTAGATACCAATGAATATCGGTGCCCCGCAAGCAGGATGTCGGCATAGTCTCCACTCGGTTCTATGTACACCCTGTTCTTTGGGTAACTGCACTTTTTATATCACGTTGATTTATAAAATATTTTAAGTTCAATGTGAGGCAAATAGAACCCCTTAGCTGACCAATGCAGTTAAGGAACGTGATCGCCCCGTAAACGGGATTTCGGGCATAGCCCTCAACAATAACTGTCCGGTTTAGAACATATCCTCTTTCCTGACTTTCGTTACCCCGGCAGTTCCGCCGGGACTATGAGCTTTTATTGTCCGTAGTACCGTCCCACGGTCTGGCTCAACATCCCCCGGATGTTGCCTTGCCCGCAAACCGATAGCTGCAGCTTTGCTGCGCTGAGCTCTGCCAAAGGCTAAAAGTGCCTCAGTCAGCCTTGAGTTTATACCCTCAATCTCGACACTTATTTTGAACATGTTCCTAAGGGGTTTTACAATACAACGTAGCATTATTTTAAATAGGCTTATTGCTCAATACAATACCTCTACCTTACGCATCTTGAGGCATTCTAATTGCCAGGGCAGATCATTGGCGTTTAAAGGATTGTTCCTTACGTCTAATTGGCAATATTGAATGGCTGGGTTATCAATCAAACCTATCAAGTTTGTAATATGATTGTGCTGTAGATTCAAATGCTCTAGTTGTGACATACTTTTGGGCAAAAATGCTAAATCCTCCAGTTGGCAATCTACCAAATGCAACTCTTTGAGCTGGAGCAAGTGCCCTATTGGTTTCCAGTTTTGGATATTTTTCATCCGAAAAACCTCAAGACTAATCCCTTTCAGTTTTAATATTTCCAGATTTGTCAAGTGTTGCAATACTGTAAGTTCACTTTTGTCCATTTCGTGGTTTACAATGCTCAACTCTTTGAGCTGTGTCGCAAACTGTAAACCGTCTAAACAGGTGGCATCATCCTCCAGTCCAAAAGTAAAATGGTTTCTTAAGGGATATTCTGGTATTTGCAGTTTTTCCAAACGCCAAAGATCTTGGTAGCGCAATGGTGTGCCATAAGGCAAAGACAGTTCAATGCATATAGTAGTCAGCACAAACTCATCGGGCATATACACCCTTCTTTTAGCTATCACGTTTCTAAAACCATATTGCATACACAATTGCATTTTAGAAGTTTGGTTGGTCATTATCGGGTACAGGTCAATAGGGGCACCCATTTCGCTCATAATCTGAAAAGCTATCACGTGATTGACCTCATCGTCACTGTTTAGTAGC
Protein-coding sequences here:
- a CDS encoding leucine-rich repeat domain-containing protein; the protein is MIIEANYISKIEKLLNSDDEVNHVIAFQIMSEMGAPIDLYPIMTNQTSKMQLCMQYGFRNVIAKRRVYMPDEFVLTTICIELSLPYGTPLRYQDLWRLEKLQIPEYPLRNHFTFGLEDDATCLDGLQFATQLKELSIVNHEMDKSELTVLQHLTNLEILKLKGISLEVFRMKNIQNWKPIGHLLQLKELHLVDCQLEDLAFLPKSMSQLEHLNLQHNHITNLIGLIDNPAIQYCQLDVRNNPLNANDLPWQLECLKMRKVEVLY
- a CDS encoding tetratricopeptide repeat protein: MKKLFVCLIVCMGCFFNPTQAQNDSIPLLEKKLATLKNKPRVDVLNQLAQAYKSKEVLDKAKSYAKKAEKLAKSLNYKAGIAESYHQQGALLAIQKKYKESIVKFDQSFQLFEELKLAKKAATLLKKLGGAYFYNKEMVKATGYVKQAEKRFQKLNEPEELVEIQLHLGILYNQQEKLDLALENYTKVKKWYQKKQDTKSVANIMVNMSEVYFKQKDLKNTINALYYSYQLFTKLEMVPQRVTIAERLGYSYKLAEKYDSSAYYLKQALSLRPDTPTHAQARASLYKRLSGAYYYQKKFSKAIEYNLRVIKHLESLPDKKAASELLMDEYVNVGILYKTIGEYDKSLEYYNKGLELRKKHNKTEDISSILVNIGEVYLAQKNYSESLKSFSRSLKMKEAKKDTARMLAVLGHLSDLYRAMKDYRRIGGIMEKMYKLRQESSKFKLTEENKREFFKELSMVYYKAENFEKVYFYQSKLLPLYKGEADERLKAQSLFNLGMCSEKLQRRAEAIDYYQKSYKILKKQGDKEAMAQVAYNMASSYNELKNYLKAIEQLKNALAIREELQQKKMVIVISNDIAQLYIQLKKYKEAIPYLKKADEYVEKPAQEVNILERLTLCYVKLEDHNKALEYAQELIKLKPKSDSYRNNEGLILIKQKKYKEAVGSMTKAIELGTDPNYHFSRAALYLKLGQPTKAVEDYNACLDKVGNSAILYSSRAYAYVKANQLGKAEADLKKATELDQTLAMLQFSRAAYFMAKNQPDKAIDSLERAVKQGFKEKEKITTEKLFAPLQDKDKFKKLMRELGS